Proteins co-encoded in one Campylobacter ornithocola genomic window:
- the groL gene encoding chaperonin GroEL (60 kDa chaperone family; promotes refolding of misfolded polypeptides especially under stressful conditions; forms two stacked rings of heptamers to form a barrel-shaped 14mer; ends can be capped by GroES; misfolded proteins enter the barrel where they are refolded when GroES binds): MAKEIFFSDEARNKLYEGVKKLNDAVKVTMGPRGRNVLIQKSFGAPAITKDGVSVAKEVELKDSLENMGASLVREVASKTADQAGDGTTTATVLAHAIFKEGLRNITAGANPIEVKRGMDKACEAIIAELKKLSREVKDKKEIAQVATISANSDEKIGNLIADAMEKVGKDGVITVEEAKSINDELNVVEGMQFDRGYLSPYFITNTEKMTAELQNPFILLFDKKIANLKDLLPILEQIQKTGKPLLIIAEDIEGEALATLVVNKLRGVLNISAVKAPGFGDRRKAMLEDIAILTGGEVISEELGRTLESASIQDLGQASSVIIDKDNTTIVNGAGEKANIDARINQIKAQIAETSSDYDREKLQERLAKLSGGVAVIKVGAATETEMKEKKDRVDDALSATKAAVEEGIVIGGGAALIKAKSKISLNLEGDEAIGAAIVERALRAPLRQIAENAGFDAGVVVNTVENSKEENIGFDAAKGEYVNMLESGIIDPVKVERVALLNAVSVASMLLTTEATISEIKEDKPAMPDMSGMGGMGGMGGMM, translated from the coding sequence ATGGCAAAAGAAATATTTTTTTCAGATGAAGCAAGAAATAAACTCTATGAGGGCGTTAAAAAGCTTAATGATGCAGTAAAAGTAACTATGGGTCCACGCGGTCGCAATGTATTAATTCAAAAAAGTTTTGGTGCTCCAGCTATTACTAAAGATGGTGTAAGTGTTGCTAAGGAAGTAGAGTTAAAAGATTCTTTAGAAAATATGGGAGCTTCTTTGGTTAGAGAAGTAGCTAGTAAAACAGCTGATCAAGCTGGTGATGGAACAACAACAGCAACCGTTTTAGCACATGCTATTTTTAAAGAAGGCTTAAGAAATATCACAGCTGGAGCTAATCCTATCGAAGTTAAAAGAGGTATGGATAAAGCTTGTGAAGCTATAATAGCTGAACTTAAAAAACTTTCTCGTGAGGTTAAAGATAAAAAAGAAATTGCTCAAGTTGCAACAATTTCTGCAAATTCAGATGAAAAAATCGGAAATTTAATAGCTGATGCTATGGAAAAAGTTGGAAAAGATGGTGTTATCACTGTTGAAGAAGCAAAATCAATTAATGATGAATTAAATGTAGTTGAAGGTATGCAATTTGATAGAGGTTATTTAAGCCCATATTTCATTACAAATACTGAAAAAATGACTGCTGAATTACAAAATCCATTTATTTTATTGTTTGATAAAAAAATTGCTAATTTAAAAGATTTATTGCCAATATTGGAACAAATTCAAAAAACAGGAAAACCACTTTTAATTATAGCTGAAGACATTGAAGGTGAAGCCTTGGCGACTTTAGTTGTAAATAAATTAAGAGGTGTTTTAAATATTTCAGCAGTTAAAGCTCCTGGCTTTGGTGATAGAAGAAAAGCTATGCTCGAAGATATTGCTATTTTAACAGGTGGCGAAGTGATTTCTGAAGAACTTGGAAGAACTTTAGAAAGCGCTAGTATCCAAGATTTGGGTCAAGCTTCAAGCGTGATTATTGATAAAGATAATACAACTATTGTAAATGGTGCAGGTGAAAAAGCAAATATTGATGCAAGAATTAATCAAATCAAAGCACAAATTGCTGAAACAAGTTCAGATTATGATAGAGAAAAATTACAAGAAAGACTAGCTAAATTAAGTGGCGGGGTAGCGGTAATTAAAGTTGGTGCTGCTACTGAAACTGAAATGAAAGAGAAAAAAGATAGGGTTGATGATGCATTAAGTGCTACAAAAGCTGCTGTTGAAGAAGGTATAGTAATAGGTGGTGGTGCTGCATTAATCAAAGCAAAATCAAAAATTAGCTTGAATTTAGAAGGTGATGAGGCTATTGGTGCAGCTATTGTAGAAAGAGCGCTAAGAGCACCTTTAAGACAAATTGCTGAAAATGCTGGATTTGATGCTGGTGTAGTTGTAAATACAGTGGAAAATAGCAAAGAAGAAAACATAGGCTTTGATGCTGCAAAAGGTGAGTATGTAAATATGCTTGAAAGTGGTATTATCGATCCTGTTAAAGTGGAAAGAGTGGCTTTACTTAATGCAGTTTCAGTAGCTAGTATGCTTTTAACAACTGAAGCTACAATTAGCGAAATTAAAGAAGATAAACCTGCTATGCCTGATATGAGTGGTATGGGAGGTATGGGAGGTATGGGAGGTATGATGTAA
- the groES gene encoding co-chaperone GroES — MNFQPLGKRILVKRLEEMKTTASGIIIPDNAKEKPLNGEVVAVSKEVEDVKVNDKVLFAKYGGTEIKLDNEEYLVLNIEDVLGIIK, encoded by the coding sequence ATGAATTTTCAACCTCTAGGAAAGCGCATTTTAGTAAAACGCTTAGAAGAAATGAAAACTACTGCTTCTGGGATTATTATACCAGATAATGCTAAAGAAAAACCATTAAATGGTGAAGTTGTTGCAGTAAGTAAAGAAGTAGAAGATGTTAAAGTAAATGATAAAGTGTTGTTTGCAAAATATGGCGGAACTGAAATAAAACTTGATAACGAAGAGTATTTGGTTCTTAATATTGAAGATGTTTTAGGGATTATTAAATAA